From the genome of Hymenobacter gelipurpurascens:
CGGCCTTCAGGTAGTTGCCCGTAAGCGGGGCCAGATCTTCCTGCCGGATGGTGAGCACGCGCACGGAAGGGTTAAGCTTATCAGCGGGCAACCGGAAATCCGGATAGGTGTAGGCCACCTTTTTATCGCCTTTGGTGGGGGCCTCAATTTTCACCTTCTGAAAGTTGCGGGTGGCCTCGGGCAGCTCGTTTACCCGCTCCTTCACAATCTCAATTTCGGCATCCTCAATCTTGCCTCCCGTCTTCTGGGCCCAGGCGGTTGCCGGGGCGGCGACGGTAAGCAGGGCCGCGGCGGCCAACACTTTCGACGGTTGAAACGTCATAGATTCGGGGGTTCAGGCAGTTGCAAGTCAGACTTTATATCTATCCTTGCAATTAGCTTATTATCAAGTATGTATTTACTTCCAAACAGGCCTAGGCCTCTCCTAATCTTCCTGGCCTACAGGGCCATCGGTGGGGTTAGCCGTTGAGTCAGCCGGAGCGGCATTGGCAGGCTGCAGCGAGCTGCGGACCGGCGTTTTGCTGGCGGCTTTGCCCGTAGCAGGCTTCGTAGTCGGCGTTGTTTTGGGAGCTGGTTTGGCTGGAGCAGTCTTGCCTGGCTGGGCCTTGGTACCGGCCGGTGCCGGCGCGGCGGGAGTCGCCGGATCAGCGGGCAGCTCCGCCAGGCGCTGCTTGGCGCCATCCACGATTTCCTTCACTGGGAATTTGTTGTCGATGATGGAGTTCAAAGTCGCCCGAGCCTGGAAGATTTCGTTCTGGGCTTTGTAGACATCCGAAATCAGCAGGAAAGCGCGGCCCAGCCACACATCATAGTTGGCAAAATCAGCGTTGCTCTTGTAGGCCGCGTCCAGTGCCTCGGGGTATTTCTTCTGCTGATACAGCACGTCGGCCAGCAGGTACTGGGCTTCGGCCCCGCTTTCATCTTTGGCCGTATTGGCGGCCGTAGTGAGCTCCGTAATGGCCTGGTCGAGGTTGCCGGCTTTGTAGCTGGCTTTGCCCAAGTACAGCAGCGCGAGGTTTGGCGCGTTCAGTACGGCGCCGCCCTGGCTTTGCAGTTCCTGCGCCACGCGGCGGGTAGTTTCCAGGTCGCCGGCTTCGTAGGCACTTTTCATCTGGCCGATGCCGGCGTTTGCGACTTCGCGCTTGTTCTGCGACACCTCGCGGAGACGCGTGTAGTACTTGGCGGCTTCCGGATAGTTCTTGTTCTCAAACTCCAGCTCGGCAATCCGGCCTACGGCGCGGTTCACAAACTCGCTCTTGCCCTCTTCTACCACCGCTTTCAGGCGGGGCAGCGCGTCGGCTTTGCGGCCGGTGCGCAAGTAAGAGTCGGCCAGGAAGAATCGGCCATCGGCAGCCAGCACGTTGCTGGGGTACTGTTTAAGGTAGCTCTCCAGACGCGGAATGGCCTGCTCATACTTCTCGGCCAGATACAATGACTTTGCCGCCTCAAACTCTACACTTTCCGTGGCCTTGTTATCGGGGTTTTGCTGCTTGAACTGGGCCAAGGACTGATCAAACTCCTCCGTGCGGCCTAGGGCCGACAGACTTTCCTGCAGGCTGTAAATGGCGCTGCTAGCCGCTTTGGTACGAGGGAATTGATTGAGCACCTGCCGGAAATCAGACACAGCCTTTTCGTGCTGCTCCAGGTTCTGGTAGGCCACTCCCCGCTTCTGCAGCGCCGTCGGAATCAGCGGCGAGTTAGGCCGGTTCTGGATCAGACGCGTGAACCCATCCACCGCCGACTGGAACGAGCCGGCCTCGTAATCGAGTTGGGCTTGCTGATACACGGCATCATCGGCGTAGCGGGAGGTCGGGGCCGTTTTGAGCAGCGTACTCAGGGTGCGGGCTGCTTCCTCACGCTTGCCCATGAGGCCTAGCGTCTGGCCCTTACGGTAGTAGGCGTAGTCCTTATCAGCGGCGTTGGCCTGAATCACCTTGTCGTACTGATCCACGGCCTGCTGGTAGCTCTTGGAAACGTAGTAGGTGTCGCCGAGGCGCAGGGTCACGTCGTAGTAGTTCGGGTCGGTGGGCTTGGCGGAGGCATCCTGCAGCCACGCTTGGAACTGCTGGCGGGCGCGGTCGTACTGTTTGGTATTGTAATAGGCGTAGCCGAGGCCGTAGCGGGCTTTTTGGTCGAAGTCGGTTTCGGTGGCCGAGCCGGTGCGGGCCGTGCGGGCGGCGGCGGTGTAGGCTGTAATGGCAGGCTGATACTGCTGGCCTACGCTGTAGATTTCGCCTTTCAGCACCTGCGCCGCGGCCCGTAAGGCCTCATCCTGCGGGTACTTCAGGCTCTTATCCAACACGGGTAGCGCGTCCTGGTAGCGGTTGTCGTTGTAGAGCGTGGCGGCTTGCAGGTAGGCCACTCGCTGGTAGGTAGCGTTGAGCTTGGAGCTGCGGTCTTCGAGGTTATCGAGGTAGTTGAGGGCCTGCGCGTAGTCGGAGGAGTTCAGGAAACTCTCGCTGAGAATATCGTCGGCGGCCGCCTGATTTTTGGAGCGCGGAAAACGCTTCGGGAAGTCGCGCAGGGCGGCAATAACTTCCTGAGTGTTACCCAGCTCGTAACTCACCTGCGCATACTTCAGCGTAGCGTTTTCGCTAATGTTCTTATCGAAAGTCAGCTTGCGGGCCGCGTCAAACGAGTTCAGGGCCAGCTGCTTCTGGTTGGTTTGCAGGTAGCTCAAGCCGAGGTGGTAAGCCGCGTTCTGGCCTAGCGAGTCGCGACGCGCGGCTACATTCTTCAGGCTGCCAATCGCGCCTTTAAAATCACCCTGCTTGAAATTGGCGTAGCCGATTTTGTACTGCACTTCGGGCTCTATCTTCTTCCGCCCGGCGGCATACTGATCAAAATAGGTAGCCGCCTGCTTGAAGTCCTGCTTCTGGTAGTAGGCATCGCCCACCAGCAGCTGGATCTCGTCGGCGCTCTGGGGCGGGGGCGTCTGCTGCAGGGCCTGCGAGGCGTAGGTAATCAGACCATCGTAGTCGCCCTCCTTGTAGTAAATCTGCGACATGATGGCCGGCACCACGGGGCGGTAGGCATCGTTCTGCTCGGCCACGGCCAGGTCTTTGCGGGCCCCGGCATAGTCGCCGGCCCGGTAGGCCAGGTAGCCGGCGTAGTAGCTGCTGGCGTAGCGGTACTGGTGGCTGCCGGCCTTGTTACGGTCGAACTGCAGCTTGGCCTTGTCGTACTCCTTCTGCGAGAAGTAGCTGTAGCCCAGCTTAAACTCGGCTTCGGCGCGTTGGTCGTCTGAAAGGTTGTCGGGGCCTACCTTCTGCAGGTAGTCGATGGACTTAGCATAGTCCTTCTTATCAAAGTAGAATTTGCCGAGCTGAAAATACGCTTCGGCCGCTTTGGGGTGAGCCGGGTTGGCTTTGGCAAACGCCAGAATGCGGTCCTCAGAATCAGGATGGAATAAATAAAGGCCCGCAACGGCATAGTAGTACTCGGCATCAACGGTGCGGCCGGGGGCCAGCTCGCCGGCGCGGCGCTGAGTGACGTCGAGGTAGCGTTGGAAAGCCTGCTGGGCGGCGCCGTACTTGCCGCGGTCGAAGAGTTCGAGGCCTTCCTGGAAGTGGCGTTCATCAGCGGTGAACACCTGCGTTTGCTGGGCCGAGGCAGCCAAGGGTGCTGCTGCACTAAGGGAGGCGGCCAGCGCCAGGCGAGGGAATAGTTTCATCAGAGAGTATTACGCAGAGAAAGGCCGAAGCCGCCAAGGGCTCCGGGTGCAGCCAAAAGTAACGAAAAGTTCGGCCGAGGTTGCCTGAAACTGGCTTTTTGCGGGTTTTAACGTGCTGCTAGGCCAGTTTGGTGTCAATGCTATCTATTGAATTACGATAAATCAAGCAAGCAATACCCTCCATGCAGCTTTCACTACCCAGACGACGTTACAAATACTTATTATAATATAATTTAATTTATATATTGTTATACTAACTGGCAGCCATTTGAAGTAGAGTGCTTCTCAGTGTCTGTAGAAATACATATTCGTTTTTTTCCACTCCTACTCCCGGCCTATAATGAAGACGTTTACCATTTCCTCAAGCACGTTACTCCTATGGTCTCTGGCTACACTCTTCAGTTGCGACAGTCCGAGCGGCAAACAAAGTGTTACGATGCAAAGCTCTCAACAGGATAGTAGTACCGTTGCAACTATAGATGATTGTCCGAATTCTGATGACTTTGATGCTGATGCCGGTGCACTGTTTGAAAGCATTCAAAAAGCCAAAGGCCTAACTAAAAATCATAGAAATGGCAGGCCACATTTAGCAGGCAATTGCAATAGAGGTCGAGCCTATTACTTTAAAAAAGAAATTGTTCAGACTATCATGGAGCAGGATAGTGCTGTCGGCATCAGGATTTATAACACCCGTGATGGAGGAGATAAAGATGGGGTTATCATTGTGGCAGTCAATAGAAAGGGCAAAGATCTGCTTGGCTCAATTCCTAATAAAGGTGCTTCTATTGCAAAGTTTGCTTCTTATAGAATGGGGGAAACTGACATGAAATGCCCACACAACTGTGACTTAGATAGCCCCCTCAATAAAGATTAATTACAGGATCGCCAGACAACCTTTGCACCTATGAGTAGCTCTTAGTGTAGTCTCTCATCAGCTACATTATGCGTGTTTTTCTCTGGCTT
Proteins encoded in this window:
- a CDS encoding tetratricopeptide repeat protein, encoding MKLFPRLALAASLSAAAPLAASAQQTQVFTADERHFQEGLELFDRGKYGAAQQAFQRYLDVTQRRAGELAPGRTVDAEYYYAVAGLYLFHPDSEDRILAFAKANPAHPKAAEAYFQLGKFYFDKKDYAKSIDYLQKVGPDNLSDDQRAEAEFKLGYSYFSQKEYDKAKLQFDRNKAGSHQYRYASSYYAGYLAYRAGDYAGARKDLAVAEQNDAYRPVVPAIMSQIYYKEGDYDGLITYASQALQQTPPPQSADEIQLLVGDAYYQKQDFKQAATYFDQYAAGRKKIEPEVQYKIGYANFKQGDFKGAIGSLKNVAARRDSLGQNAAYHLGLSYLQTNQKQLALNSFDAARKLTFDKNISENATLKYAQVSYELGNTQEVIAALRDFPKRFPRSKNQAAADDILSESFLNSSDYAQALNYLDNLEDRSSKLNATYQRVAYLQAATLYNDNRYQDALPVLDKSLKYPQDEALRAAAQVLKGEIYSVGQQYQPAITAYTAAARTARTGSATETDFDQKARYGLGYAYYNTKQYDRARQQFQAWLQDASAKPTDPNYYDVTLRLGDTYYVSKSYQQAVDQYDKVIQANAADKDYAYYRKGQTLGLMGKREEAARTLSTLLKTAPTSRYADDAVYQQAQLDYEAGSFQSAVDGFTRLIQNRPNSPLIPTALQKRGVAYQNLEQHEKAVSDFRQVLNQFPRTKAASSAIYSLQESLSALGRTEEFDQSLAQFKQQNPDNKATESVEFEAAKSLYLAEKYEQAIPRLESYLKQYPSNVLAADGRFFLADSYLRTGRKADALPRLKAVVEEGKSEFVNRAVGRIAELEFENKNYPEAAKYYTRLREVSQNKREVANAGIGQMKSAYEAGDLETTRRVAQELQSQGGAVLNAPNLALLYLGKASYKAGNLDQAITELTTAANTAKDESGAEAQYLLADVLYQQKKYPEALDAAYKSNADFANYDVWLGRAFLLISDVYKAQNEIFQARATLNSIIDNKFPVKEIVDGAKQRLAELPADPATPAAPAPAGTKAQPGKTAPAKPAPKTTPTTKPATGKAASKTPVRSSLQPANAAPADSTANPTDGPVGQED